A stretch of DNA from Streptomyces gobiensis:
GCTGGCCAAGGCGCGGTACGGAGGCTTCCTGCGGGCCTCCATGCCGGACTTCTGGTACACCACGGACCGTAATCAGGTGCGCCGCTCCCTAGCCGCGATCGACAAGGCAGCGCGGTCCTGAGACCACGTTGTGGGCAGTCTCCGCCATGGGCGGAGGGTGGGCACAACGCAAAAACAGACCCCGGGACCGGCGCAGGGGTCCCGGGATCTGGTCTGCCGTGGAACGTCCGGCTCAGACCCGGCGCATGACCGCGACCACCTTGCCGAGGATGGTGGCCTCGTCACCGGGGATCGGCTGGTATGAGGAGTTGTGCGGGAGCAGCCATACGTGACCGTCCTCGCGCTTGAAGCGCTTCACCGTCGCCTCGCCGTCGAGCAGGGCGGCGACGATGTCACCGTTCTCGGCAACCGGCTGGCGGCGCACGGTTACCCAGTCGCCATCACAGATCGCGGCCTCGATCATGGAGTCGCCCACGACCTTCAGGACGAACAGCTCCCCGTCACCGACCAGCTGGCGCGGCAGCGGGAAGACATCCTCGACCGACTCCTCGGCGAGGATGGGTCCGCCCGCCGCGATCCGGCCGACCAGCGGGACATAGGATGCAGCGGGCTTGCCGGTGGTATCGGTGGCCTGCGGGCTGGGGGTGTCCGAGCCGCGTACCTCATAGGCGCGTGGCCGGTGCGGATCACGCCGCAGGAAGCCCTTGCGCTCCAGGGCCATGAGCTGGTGGGCCACCGATGAGGTGCTGGACAGGCCCACGGCCTGGCCGATCTCCCGCATGGACGGTGGGTATCCTCGCCGCTGCACTGAGTCACGGATCACCTCGATGACCCGGCGCTGCCGGTCGGTGAGGCCCGTGCTGTCGGCGCGGATCCCTGGAGGTCGCCCGGGCAGTGCGCGGCCGGGCTTGGGGCCATCTCCGGCACCGGGAATGCCGGGTGCCCCTGTGCTGTCGTTGATCTGATGCATCTGGTCGATTCGGTCCTGGGAGCGGTCCTGGGCGGTGATGGTGGCGCTGTCTGCGGTGGTGGTCACGTCGGCCCCTCTCGAGCGGTTCTCCCTAGTTGGACAACGGTAGTTGGTTTCGAAAGGTTGCGCCAAACACACGTTCGAGTGAAATATCGCAGATCAGCTGACGTGATCACTGTGAGGGGTGTATGAGCCCGAATCCCATCCGGCCTATTGCGGTACTCTCTCGTACGCTCCACGCTTCGGGGCCGTGCGACACGCGAAGCCGCGTCATTGCCTCCCAGCTACCAGATCTAGTGGTTTGATGGGCGCCAGCCACCAGAAGTTGTGGTCCCGTGTCCTTCGAGGCGTAGGGCATCGCCTATGCTGGTGGTGAGTTCCGAGGGGCCTGAACCGGGCCCGCGGAGCTGTTGAATCATGCTGCGCCATCGAGGGTGAAGGAGGGTGAGAAGCCATGCACTGCCCCTTCTGCAGGCACCCCGACAGCCGCGTCGTGGACAGCAGGACCACCGACGACGGCACCGCGATCCGCCGACGCCGCCAGTGCCCCGACTGCTCCCGTCGTTTTACGACACTGGAGAACGCGTCACTGACAGTGATCAAGCGAAGCGGGGTCACCGAGCCCTTCAGCCGGGACAAGGTGATCGCCGGAGTGCGCAAGGCATGCCAGGGACGCCCGGTCACCGAGGACGCCCTCGCCCAGCTCGGCCAGCGGGTCGAGGAGGCGGTGCGCGCCACCGGGAGCGCCGAGCTGTCGACCCATGATGTCGGCCTTGCCATACTCGGCCCGCTCCAGGAGCTGGACCTCGTGGCGTATCTGCGATTCGCGTCCGTCTACCGGGCGTTCGACTCGCTGGAGGACTTTGAGGCCGCCATCGAGGAGCTGCGGGAAGTGATGCCATCCGCCCGGGAGAGTGCGGGCGATGACGGGGGTGGCGACAACGGCGCCGCGGTCCCCGTCCCGGCGGCCGCCACCGACTGAGCGGCGCAAACGATTCTTGACCGGACCGCTGGAGAGCGGCCCCGGCCATCAGGCAGACACCGTGACCCGGGAAGAATCGGGGCACATCAGGGCGTTATGCCCAATAGGGAGGCGGAATGACAGAGACGGCGAGCGGCCCGGCACGAGGCTCCCACGCCAAGGGCAGCAAGGTGAGCAAGGGCCTGCGTATCGAGCGCATCCACACGACCCCCGGCGTGCACCCGTACGACGAGGTGGTCTGGGAGCGTCGTGACGTCGTCATGACCAACTGGCGCGACGGCTCGGTCAACTTCGAGCAGCGTGGCGTCGAGTTCCCCGACTTCTGGTCGGTGAACGCGGTCAATATCGTCACGAGCAAGTACTTCCGCGGGGCGGTTGGCACGCCGCAGCGTGAGACCAGCCTCAAGCAGCTCATCGACCGGGTGGTGAAGACGTACCGCCAGGCCGGTGAGGAGAACGGTTACTTCGCTTCCCCGGCGGACGCCGAGATCTTTGAGCATGAGCTGGCCTACGCCGTGCTGCACCAGATCTTCGCCTTCAACTCCCCGGTGTGGTTCAACGTCGGCACCAAGCAGCCTCAGCAGGTCTCCGCCTGCTTCATCCTCTCCGTCGATGACTCCATGGAGTCGATCCTCGACTGGTACAAGGAAGAGGGGATGATCTTCAAGGGCGGCTCGGGCGCGGGCCTGAACCTCTCCCGTATCCGCTCCTCCAAGGAACTGCTCTCCTCCGGTGGCAACGCCTCGGGTCCGGTCTCCTTTATGCGCGGCGCCGATGCCTCCGCAGGAACGATCAAGTCGGGCGGTGCCACCCGCCGCGCGGCCAAGATGGTCGTGCTCGACGTCGACCACCCGGACGTCGAGGCCTTCATCGAGACCAAGGTGAAGGAGGAGGAGAAGATTCGCGCGCTGCGCGACGCGGGCTTCGACATGGACCTGGGCGGTGACGACATCACCTCCGTCCAGTACCAGAACGCCAACAACTCGGTCCGGGTGACCGATGAGTTCATGAAGGCCGTGGAGTCCGGCTCGAAGTTCGGCCTGCGCGCCCGGATGACCGGTGAGGTCGTCGAAGAGGTCGATGCCAGGAACCTCTTCCGTAAGATGGCCGAGGCCGCCCACGTCTGCGCGGACCCCGGTATCCAGTACGACGACACCATCAACCACTGGCACACTTCGCCGGAGTCGGGCCGGATCACCGCGTCCAACCCGTGCAGCGAGTACATGCACCTGGACAACTCCTCGTGCAACCTGGCCTCGCTGAACCTGATGAAGTTCCTGCGCGACGACGACAAGGGCAACCAGTCCTTCGACGCCGAGCGCTTCGCCAAGGTCGTTGAGCTGGTCATCACGGCGATGGACATCTCCATCTGCTTCGCGGACTTCCCCACCCAGAAGATCGGCGACACCACCCGCGCCTTCCGCCAGCTGGGCATTGGCTACGCCAACCTCGGCGCCCTGCTGATGGCGACCGGCCACGCCTATGACTCGGACGGCGGCCGGGCGCTCGCCGGTGCCATCACCTCGCTGATGACCGGCACCTCCTACCGGCGCTCCGCCGAGCTGGCCGCGGCCGTCGGCCCGTATGACGGCTACGCCCGCAACGCGGACGCCCACAAGCGCGTCATGAAGCAGCACGCCGACGCCAACGACGCGGCCACGCGCATGGACGACCTGGACACCCCGGTCTGGGCCGCCGCGACCGAGGCCTGGCAGGACGTTGTCCGGCTCGGCAAGAAGAACGGCTATCGCAACGCCCAGGCCTCGGTGCTCGCTCCGACCGGCACCATCGGCCTGATGATGGACTGCGACACCACCGGCGTCGAGCCCGACCTGGCTCTGGTCAAGTTCAAGAAGCTGGTCGGCGGCGGCTCCATGCAGATCGTGAACAACACGGTCCCCAAGGCGCTCAAGCGCCTCGGCTACCAGCCGGAGCAGATCGAGGCGATCGTCGAGCACATCGCCGAGCACGGCAATGTCATCGACGCGCCGGGCCTCAAGCATGAGCACTACGAGGTCTTCGACTGCGCCATGGGCGAGCGCTCCATCTCCCCGATGGGGCACGTCCGGATGATGGCCGCGGCCCAGCCCTTCCTGTCGGGCGCGATCTCCAAGACCGTGAATATGCCCACGACCAGCACCGTCGAGGATGTCGAGGACATCTACCTCCAGGGCTGGAAGCTCGGCACCAAGGCACTGGCTGTCTACGTCGAGAACAGCAAGGTCGGCCAGCCGCTGTCGGCCAAGAAGAAGGAAGAGGTGCGCAAGCCCGAGACCGAGACGGTCGTCGAGTACCGCCCGGTCCGTAAGCGGCTCCCCAAGGGGCGCCCCGGCATCACCACCTCCTTCACCGTCGGTGGCGCCGAGGGCTATATGACCGCCAACTCCTACCCGGACGACGGCCTCGGAGAGGTCTTCCTGAAGATGTCCAAGCAGGGCTCGACCCTCGCGGGCATGATGGACGCCTTCTCCATCGCTGTTTCGGTCGGCCTCCAGTACGGCGTGCCGCTGGAGACCTATGTCTCCAAGTTCACCAATATGCGATTCGAGCCGGCCGGTATGACGGACGACCCGGATGTGCGGATGGCGCAGTCGATCGTCGACTACATCTTCCGCCGTCTGGCGCTGGACTTCCTGCCCTTCGAGACCCGTTCGGCGCTCGGCATCCACTCCGCCGATGAGCGCCAGCGCCACCTGGAGACGGGTTCATACGAGTCCACCGATGACGAGGTCGACGTCGAGGGCCTGGCCCAGTCCGCCCCGCGTCAGCCGGAGTCTGCGAAGGCCCCGGAGAACCCAGCCCCGGGCGAGGCCCCAGCGCCGCCGCAGGCGCACAGCTCAACCGAACTGGTTGAGATGCAGCTCGGCCTGAATGCCGACGCCCCGCTGTGCTTCTCCTGCGGCACCAAGATGCGCCGGGCAGGAAGCTGCTACCTCTGTGAGGGCTGCGGCTCCACCAGCGGCTGCAGCTGATTCCGGGCGCCGCTCAGCGCGGATAGTCAGCGGGGACCGGTGAAGCACCGGTCCCCGCTTTCCGCTGTCGGGGCGCGGGCAAGCCGCGGACCATGGTGCCCGGCGATGGTGGCGCGCCAGATGAAGCCCGCGGGCGCGCGGATGTCACATTGCCGTGGGCTCGTTCGGTCTACCCGGTGGAACACACATCACATCTGGAGGTTCGCACCTATGGACAGTCCGATTCTGGTTACCGGTGGTACCGGCACGCTGGGCCGTGAGGTGGTGCGGCTGCTGCTGGAGGACAAGCGTGAGGTGCGGGTGATGAGCCGGCGCGCGCGGCCGGAGGGCGACACAGGGCCCTATGAGTGGGCGAGGGCGGATCTCGTCACGGGGGAGGGGACCGACGCCGCGGTGGCCGGGGCCGGTGCGATCGTGCACTGTGCGACGACCAGGGGCAAGGGTGATGCCGAAGCGACGCGGCGGCTGGTTCAGGCCGCGCGGCGGGCCGGGAACCCGCATCTGGTCTATATCTCGATCGTCGGGATCGACCGGGTGCCGATGTTCTACTACCGGGCCAAGCTGGCGGCCGAGCGGATCATCGAGGAGTCCGGGCTGCCCTGGACGACGCTGCGCACCACTCAGTTCCATGACTTGATCGCGATGTTCACGGCCGTTCAGCGGTGGCTGCCGGTGACACTGACGCTGGGTGGCGGGGTCCGCCTCCAGCCCATCGAGGTACGCGAGGTGGCAGCCCGGCTCGCCGAGCTCGCCGTCGCGGAGCCCGCGGGACGGGTCGAGGACATGGGCGGTCCGCAGGTGCGTACGGCCGTAGAGCTGACCCGGACGACTCTGCGTGCGTATGGCCGCCGTCGGCCGGTGCTGCCGCTGCGCTGGCCCGGCGCGTCCTTCCGGGCGCTGCGGGAAGGGGGCCTGCTGGCGCCGGATCACGCGGTGGGCCAGGGTACCTTCGACGACTTTCTGGCCCGCTGAGGGTGAGGCGAGGGTGAGCCGGGAATGAGCCGGGGCCAGGGGAGGTTGGCCTTTCCGTCGGGCGTGCGCCCGGCGGAGAGGGGTTCTCGGTGAGTGACGGTATGTGGGGCGGCGACGCGTTGGATCTGGGCGCCTACCTGGCGCGGACTGGGTACGGCGGCGCGGATCCGCAGCCGGATCTGGCGACACTGCGGGAGCTGCAGCGCGCGCATGTGGACCGTATCCCCTTTGAGAACCTGGAGATCATGCTCGGCCGTCCGGTCCTGCTGGAGCTCGATGCGCTGCAGGCGAAGATGGTGGCGCGGCGCCGTGGCGGCTACTGCTTTGAGCAGAACCTGCTGTTCGCCGCCGTATTGGAACGTATCGGCTTTGAGTTCACCGGCCTCACCGCCCGGGTGCGGATGGGCAGTGATCAGCTGCGGGCTGCCACGCATATGCTGCTGAGTGTCGATCTCGATGGCGAGCGCTGGCTCGCCGATGTGGGCTTCGGCGGTGAAGGACTGCAGGCGCCGATCCCGTTGAAGGACGGGGCCGAAGTGCGGCAGGGCGGCTGGACCTTCTCGCTGGCGCGCGAGGACGGCGGGGTGTGGGTGCTGCGCTCGCTGCACCCCGACGGCTGGTTCAGCATGTACGCCTTCACCGAGGAGCCGCACTTCCCGCCGGACTACGCGGTTGTCAACTACTACATCTCCACCCACCCACGCTCGCCCTTCACCACCAGACCCGTGCTGCAGAAGCCGGAGCCACTGGTGCGTACGACCCTTATCGGCACCCGGCTCTCGGTGGTGCGTCCCGACGGCAGCGAGCAGGAACGGGAGGTTCCGGCTGAGGAGTTGGGGATGCTGCTTGAGCAGGCCTTTGGAATCGAGCTGAGCGAAGGGGAGTTGGCTGAGCTGCGGCAACGGTATCGGACGATAAGCGGCTGAGATGGCCGTACGATGGCGCGGTGCTGGTCAAGTGGATGCGGTGCACCGTGATCGATCGACGCGGCTTCGAGCGCGGGCAGCGGAAGTGGGCGGGGCTGCTCGGCGAGCCCGGCTTCCGGGGCCAGGGCGGTGGCTGGAGCCGGTCCCGACCGGAGGTGGCACACCTCTTCGGCTTCTGGGAGAGCCGGGCCTTCTACGACTCCTTTATGGCCCGCTCCCATGATCGGTTGCATGCGGCGCAGGTCGGCACCTACCTGGGGATGCGGACGCTGCTTTTTGAGTACCGCTTCGATGTGAAGACGGGCTTCCTGCCGGAATTCACCGGCGCCGATCTGCTGCGAGTGGCGCACTGCCAGGTGCGGGAGGACCGTATCGAGCACTACATCCTGATGCAGGAGAAGGTCTGGAATCCGGCCATGGCCGGATCGCCCGGGATGCTGCGCGGGATCTTCGCCCAGGCGCGGGCCGAGGAGGAGTTCCTGGTCCTTTCGATGTGGGACTCGGCGGCCGAGCACGGCAAGTACCGCACCGAACGCGTCGAGCGGCTGGCCCTGCGTGCTCAGACCGGGGCCGATATCGCCGCGATCGACGGGGACGTCATTGATCTGGAGCCCTCCTGGACCGTCGCATGACCGGGTGCCCGGTCGGCGGCTCCCCGGCGGGCCGGGGCCGGGCAGCGGACCTAGGGTGGGCCATATGGCACGACCGCGGCGCATCGTCCTCATCCGGCATGGCGAATCCGAGGGGAACGTCGATGACACGGTGTATGAGCGGGTGCCCGACCACGCGCTGCGGCTGACCGCCGAGGGCTGGCAGCAGGCGCGGGCGGCGGGGGACCGGCTGCGGGAGCTCTTCGGGGAGGAGCGGGTGTCCGCATACGTCTCGCCCTATCGGCGCACTCATGAGACGTTCCGGGCACTGCGGCTTGATCCGTCCCGGGTACGGGCGCGCGAGGAGCCCCGACTGCGCGAGCAGGACTGGGGCAACTGGCAGGACCCCAAGAACGTACGCCAGCAGAAGGCGGCCCGTGACGCGTACGGGCACTTCTTCTACCGCTTCGAGCAGGGAGAGTCCGGCGCGGATGTCTACGACCGGGTCGGGGCCTTTCTGGAGAGTCTGTGGCGCAGCTTCGATGCGCCGGACCATCCGCCGAATGTGCTGCTGGTGACGCATGGGCTGACCATGCGGTTGTTCTGCATGCGCTGGATGCACTGGAGCGTGGCCGAATTCGAATCGCTGTCCAACCCGGACAACGGTGAGACCCGGATGCTGATCCTGGGACGGAAGGGGCGCTACCACTTGGACCGGCCGTTCGAGCGGTGGTGTGTGCCGGACCCCTATGAGGTGCTGTAACGATCCGGCTGGCCCGGCTGGTCTGTCTTATCTGGCTCATATGGGGTGGCCGGATAGAGTTTCGCCACCATGACCGTTGATCCCGCTCGCCGCGACCGCGCCCTGGCGAGCCTGCGCGGGCTGTCCGTGGGGGACGCCCTGGGCTCGCAGTTCTTCGTACCGGCCCACTACCCGCTGCTGCGGCGCGGGGAGCTGCCGCCCGCCCCCTGGCAGTGGACGGATGACACCGAGATGGCCTGCTCGGTGGTGGCCGTGCTGGACACCCGGGGCGCCGCTGATCAGGACGCGCTGGCCGCCGCCTTCGCGGAGCACTATGACGTCGACCGGGGTTATGGGCCCATGGTCGATCGCATGCTGCGGCAGATCGCCCAGGAGGGCGCCGACTGGCGTGAGCTGGCCGCCGCCCTCTTCGACGGGCGGGGCTCCTGGGGCAACGGCGCGGCGATGCGGGTGGCACCGCTGGGCGCCTGGTTCGCGGATGACCCGGCCCGGGCGGCGGCCGAGGCTCAGCAGTCGTCGTACGTCACCCACCAGCACCGGGAGGCG
This window harbors:
- a CDS encoding SDR family oxidoreductase → MDSPILVTGGTGTLGREVVRLLLEDKREVRVMSRRARPEGDTGPYEWARADLVTGEGTDAAVAGAGAIVHCATTRGKGDAEATRRLVQAARRAGNPHLVYISIVGIDRVPMFYYRAKLAAERIIEESGLPWTTLRTTQFHDLIAMFTAVQRWLPVTLTLGGGVRLQPIEVREVAARLAELAVAEPAGRVEDMGGPQVRTAVELTRTTLRAYGRRRPVLPLRWPGASFRALREGGLLAPDHAVGQGTFDDFLAR
- a CDS encoding vitamin B12-dependent ribonucleotide reductase — its product is MTETASGPARGSHAKGSKVSKGLRIERIHTTPGVHPYDEVVWERRDVVMTNWRDGSVNFEQRGVEFPDFWSVNAVNIVTSKYFRGAVGTPQRETSLKQLIDRVVKTYRQAGEENGYFASPADAEIFEHELAYAVLHQIFAFNSPVWFNVGTKQPQQVSACFILSVDDSMESILDWYKEEGMIFKGGSGAGLNLSRIRSSKELLSSGGNASGPVSFMRGADASAGTIKSGGATRRAAKMVVLDVDHPDVEAFIETKVKEEEKIRALRDAGFDMDLGGDDITSVQYQNANNSVRVTDEFMKAVESGSKFGLRARMTGEVVEEVDARNLFRKMAEAAHVCADPGIQYDDTINHWHTSPESGRITASNPCSEYMHLDNSSCNLASLNLMKFLRDDDKGNQSFDAERFAKVVELVITAMDISICFADFPTQKIGDTTRAFRQLGIGYANLGALLMATGHAYDSDGGRALAGAITSLMTGTSYRRSAELAAAVGPYDGYARNADAHKRVMKQHADANDAATRMDDLDTPVWAAATEAWQDVVRLGKKNGYRNAQASVLAPTGTIGLMMDCDTTGVEPDLALVKFKKLVGGGSMQIVNNTVPKALKRLGYQPEQIEAIVEHIAEHGNVIDAPGLKHEHYEVFDCAMGERSISPMGHVRMMAAAQPFLSGAISKTVNMPTTSTVEDVEDIYLQGWKLGTKALAVYVENSKVGQPLSAKKKEEVRKPETETVVEYRPVRKRLPKGRPGITTSFTVGGAEGYMTANSYPDDGLGEVFLKMSKQGSTLAGMMDAFSIAVSVGLQYGVPLETYVSKFTNMRFEPAGMTDDPDVRMAQSIVDYIFRRLALDFLPFETRSALGIHSADERQRHLETGSYESTDDEVDVEGLAQSAPRQPESAKAPENPAPGEAPAPPQAHSSTELVEMQLGLNADAPLCFSCGTKMRRAGSCYLCEGCGSTSGCS
- a CDS encoding ADP-ribosylglycohydrolase family protein, with amino-acid sequence MTVDPARRDRALASLRGLSVGDALGSQFFVPAHYPLLRRGELPPAPWQWTDDTEMACSVVAVLDTRGAADQDALAAAFAEHYDVDRGYGPMVDRMLRQIAQEGADWRELAAALFDGRGSWGNGAAMRVAPLGAWFADDPARAAAEAQQSSYVTHQHREAVCGTMAVAVAAALRASTPAWGPDSGGALLDGVVELVPRSAVQAGLRRARDMLDYGDPGTVAAVLGCGRRTSAQDTVPFALWAAARHGGDFERALWTTVQAGGDMDTTCAIVGGVLAAGPDCAPPSAWTQRTEPLPEWVPGADLAGR
- the nrdR gene encoding transcriptional regulator NrdR, with protein sequence MHCPFCRHPDSRVVDSRTTDDGTAIRRRRQCPDCSRRFTTLENASLTVIKRSGVTEPFSRDKVIAGVRKACQGRPVTEDALAQLGQRVEEAVRATGSAELSTHDVGLAILGPLQELDLVAYLRFASVYRAFDSLEDFEAAIEELREVMPSARESAGDDGGGDNGAAVPVPAAATD
- a CDS encoding histidine phosphatase family protein; protein product: MARPRRIVLIRHGESEGNVDDTVYERVPDHALRLTAEGWQQARAAGDRLRELFGEERVSAYVSPYRRTHETFRALRLDPSRVRAREEPRLREQDWGNWQDPKNVRQQKAARDAYGHFFYRFEQGESGADVYDRVGAFLESLWRSFDAPDHPPNVLLVTHGLTMRLFCMRWMHWSVAEFESLSNPDNGETRMLILGRKGRYHLDRPFERWCVPDPYEVL
- a CDS encoding YdbC family protein, giving the protein MLVKWMRCTVIDRRGFERGQRKWAGLLGEPGFRGQGGGWSRSRPEVAHLFGFWESRAFYDSFMARSHDRLHAAQVGTYLGMRTLLFEYRFDVKTGFLPEFTGADLLRVAHCQVREDRIEHYILMQEKVWNPAMAGSPGMLRGIFAQARAEEEFLVLSMWDSAAEHGKYRTERVERLALRAQTGADIAAIDGDVIDLEPSWTVA
- a CDS encoding arylamine N-acetyltransferase family protein; translated protein: MSDGMWGGDALDLGAYLARTGYGGADPQPDLATLRELQRAHVDRIPFENLEIMLGRPVLLELDALQAKMVARRRGGYCFEQNLLFAAVLERIGFEFTGLTARVRMGSDQLRAATHMLLSVDLDGERWLADVGFGGEGLQAPIPLKDGAEVRQGGWTFSLAREDGGVWVLRSLHPDGWFSMYAFTEEPHFPPDYAVVNYYISTHPRSPFTTRPVLQKPEPLVRTTLIGTRLSVVRPDGSEQEREVPAEELGMLLEQAFGIELSEGELAELRQRYRTISG
- the lexA gene encoding transcriptional repressor LexA — its product is MTTTADSATITAQDRSQDRIDQMHQINDSTGAPGIPGAGDGPKPGRALPGRPPGIRADSTGLTDRQRRVIEVIRDSVQRRGYPPSMREIGQAVGLSSTSSVAHQLMALERKGFLRRDPHRPRAYEVRGSDTPSPQATDTTGKPAASYVPLVGRIAAGGPILAEESVEDVFPLPRQLVGDGELFVLKVVGDSMIEAAICDGDWVTVRRQPVAENGDIVAALLDGEATVKRFKREDGHVWLLPHNSSYQPIPGDEATILGKVVAVMRRV